A single window of Paenibacillus sp. SYP-B4298 DNA harbors:
- a CDS encoding S8 family serine peptidase, which yields MRLIKSFGLFSMAFLLITSSVAANAEVGTTWATIDNTVSMNEKALPLKIQVNEKNIDNIESEQQVVFDLDALQPEMYTGTSKILDALDSQMKEEQVYFAPNTLKVSVMIKYDAGISKEQFLNQYAQVFEDTVVDHNGFGIYSFFAELTPEQIEEVASFAEVSSISTTDDVVSVYGEFVEGQEGTYLNAATEMTGIKKARSDYGVTGNRDGLASYSKNDSVIAVIDTGIDGGHVDLSGGKIIGWKDFVNGQANPYDDLGHGSHVASIAAGTGAGDPNVQAGVAPGAALVGLKVCLSNTNCSTQNILDAMDWIINNKDTYGIDVINISLGSSGSPDASFCSKVASAANKGILTVVAAGNTSTGANYFSLNRLGKCSNVISVGNMADPYEGGWYLNHTSNRGNGSQGPSMTAPGTLIRAAKANSINEYVSATGTSMASPMIAGLAALMLHASNGSVSYNFITEDFGMNGYDKVYGNGLILGHNTIKAAKGSSSGSFNNFRDHIRAQSSINANTIDFYDIKVNSTSAFFANTLIINDENGAKLELYVWGPGVEPIQNGQLRLDLALRSSTVNLPQQTISFKPTSTGKYKIGILARNNATYAIDWSGQISL from the coding sequence ATGAGACTGATTAAATCGTTTGGACTGTTTAGCATGGCATTCCTATTGATCACTTCATCTGTTGCTGCCAATGCTGAAGTGGGGACCACCTGGGCAACCATCGACAACACGGTAAGCATGAACGAGAAGGCTTTACCTCTCAAGATTCAAGTCAATGAAAAGAATATCGACAATATTGAATCCGAGCAACAGGTTGTCTTTGATCTAGATGCATTGCAACCGGAAATGTATACGGGCACATCCAAAATTTTAGATGCTCTCGATTCCCAAATGAAAGAAGAACAAGTTTACTTTGCTCCAAATACATTGAAAGTAAGTGTGATGATCAAATATGACGCCGGAATTTCGAAAGAACAATTTTTGAATCAATATGCACAAGTATTTGAGGATACCGTTGTCGATCACAACGGCTTTGGTATTTATAGTTTTTTTGCAGAGCTCACTCCAGAACAGATTGAAGAGGTAGCTAGTTTTGCAGAGGTGTCATCGATATCCACAACGGATGATGTTGTTTCTGTATATGGAGAATTTGTGGAGGGTCAAGAGGGGACATATCTCAATGCTGCCACCGAAATGACAGGAATTAAGAAAGCCAGATCAGATTACGGGGTTACAGGGAATCGTGACGGATTGGCATCGTACTCCAAAAATGATTCCGTAATTGCAGTTATTGATACGGGTATTGACGGTGGGCATGTTGATTTGAGTGGTGGAAAAATAATAGGATGGAAGGATTTCGTGAATGGGCAGGCAAACCCGTATGATGACTTAGGGCATGGATCTCATGTCGCAAGTATTGCTGCGGGAACTGGAGCAGGAGATCCTAATGTCCAAGCCGGGGTCGCTCCTGGAGCTGCTCTAGTAGGGCTAAAAGTATGCTTGAGCAATACGAACTGCTCGACTCAGAATATATTAGACGCGATGGATTGGATCATCAATAACAAGGATACGTATGGGATTGATGTCATTAATATTAGTTTGGGAAGCTCCGGCAGTCCCGATGCAAGCTTCTGCAGCAAGGTAGCTTCCGCTGCTAATAAAGGGATTTTGACGGTTGTAGCTGCAGGCAATACCTCTACGGGAGCTAATTATTTTTCTTTGAACCGTCTGGGTAAATGTTCAAATGTTATATCCGTTGGCAATATGGCTGATCCCTACGAAGGGGGCTGGTATCTTAACCATACTTCGAATAGAGGCAATGGCTCACAGGGGCCATCCATGACAGCTCCGGGAACATTAATTAGAGCTGCCAAGGCGAACTCCATCAACGAATATGTCTCTGCTACGGGAACATCTATGGCATCTCCGATGATTGCCGGACTCGCTGCATTAATGCTCCATGCTAGTAATGGAAGTGTATCCTATAATTTTATTACAGAGGATTTTGGAATGAATGGCTATGATAAAGTGTATGGAAATGGACTTATACTGGGCCATAACACGATAAAGGCTGCGAAGGGCTCCTCCTCGGGTTCGTTCAATAACTTCCGTGATCATATTAGGGCTCAATCCAGTATTAATGCCAATACCATTGATTTTTATGACATAAAGGTAAATAGTACATCGGCATTTTTTGCAAATACCTTGATCATTAATGATGAAAATGGGGCTAAGCTTGAGTTGTATGTATGGGGACCTGGCGTTGAACCTATTCAGAATGGTCAATTAAGATTGGATTTAGCACTACGGAGTAGTACGGTGAATCTGCCACAACAAACCATTAGCTTCAAGCCAACATCAACAGGTAAATATAAAATTGGGATACTAGCCCGTAACAATGCCACTTATGCTATAGATTGGTCAGGCCAAATCTCTCTTTAA